Proteins co-encoded in one Echeneis naucrates chromosome 22, fEcheNa1.1, whole genome shotgun sequence genomic window:
- the LOC115036083 gene encoding rho-related GTP-binding protein RhoV-like, with product MQQYHTWSSLVHVNGIPTRVKLIDTAGQEEFGHLRSLCYAHVDVFILCFSLVNPVSFDNISSKWIPQIRVSNPTSPIVLVGTQSDLCHNVDVLIHLDQRHAKPVYFRQARRLAHRIRAQDYVECSALTQHNLKDVFDCAVTAAIKHKQTGTKSKKLGLLGRLKTFCTCGWRRILRYI from the exons GTTTGGTTCATGTGAATGGCATTCCAACTCGAGTCAAACTGATAGATACAGCTGGGCAG GAGGAGTTTGGCCACCTCCGCTCTTTGTGCTACGCCCATGTGGATGTCTTCATCCTCTGCTTCAGCCTGGTGAACCCTGTTTCCTTTGACAACATCAGCTCAAAATGGATCCCACAGATCCGTGTTAGCAATCCAACCTCTCCCATCGTTCTGGTTGGGACCCAGTCAGACCTTTGCCACAATGTGGATGTCCTTATTCATCTGGACCAGCGACACGCCAAGCCAGTCTACTTCAGACAGGCCAGAAGGTTGGCACACAGGATCAGAGCTCAAGACTATGTGGAGTGTTCAGCTCTAACACAGCACAACCTCAAAGATGTATTTGACTGTGCTGTAACTGCTGCCATTAAGCACAAGCAAACTGGCACTAAATCTAAAAAGCTTGGTCTGCTTGGACGTTTAAAGACATTCTGTACCTGTGGATGGAGAAGAATACTCAGATACATCTAA
- the LOC115036097 gene encoding zinc finger FYVE domain-containing protein 1-like isoform X1, protein MSGHGSSSEKGVNTSLICQESYACGGSEEAAFECDECRSLQCVRCEIELHAQQHLKNHERVQIGPGHVPYCDNCKGGNGDNGKRHRSVVHCQNCKVNLCQDCHKRTHSGGNKKKHQLTFYPPPPKPAEVNSVQTSIQPTVQIANDIKSQRAKLLEKVSSFLLVDESEEMQIKDEALFLKSLNCKPDQLLKVVSIFGNTGEGKSHTLNHTFFMGREVFKTSPTQESCTVGVWAAFDPIHKVVVIDTEGLLGNSSKQGQRTRLLLKVLAISDLIIYRTHADRLHDDLFKFLGDASDAYLKHFTKELKATTARCGLDVPLSTLGPAVVIFHETVHTKLLGSDKSSESVDRLLLERFRKLSRFPEAFSSVQYWGTQTLSPPTDFRGLQNKLEQLLDNNATRSPRTPVVIFKALQALSERFNGEIAGELVAHSCFFPDEYFTCSILCLSCGSGCKNSMNHLGEGVCHEAKHRCRYSAQYDNRIYTCKACYEGGKEVIVVPKTSASSDSPWMGLAKYAWSGYVIECPNCGVIYRSRQYWYGNQDPVDTVVRTEIQHVWPGSDGFLKDNSNAAQRLLDGVNLVAQSVSELSVKPAKAVTSWLTDQIAPAYWKPNSLILVCHKCHAVFQDNDTKHHCRACGEGFCDGCSSKAAPVPERGWGLAPVRVCDVCFEQRASYAEVLEAELEEEEGGNLARKVGEAVTNTLGVVVTAIDIPLGLVKDAARPAYWVPDQDILSCHSCQREFTAKLSKHHCRACGQGVCDDCSPERRPVPSRGWDHPVRVCTSCNQKPGEL, encoded by the exons ATGAGTGGGCATGGCTCATCTTCTGAAAAGGGAGTTAATACAAGTCTAATATGTCAAGAAAGCTATGCCTGTGGTGGCTCTGAGGAGGCTGCATTTGAGTGTGATGAATGCAGAAGCCTGCAGTGTGTTCGTTGTGAGATTGAGCTCCACGCTCAGCAGCATTTGAAGAACCATGAGCGGGTTCAGATAGGTCCTGGGCACGTCCCTTACTGTGATAACTGCAAAGGGGGTAACGGAGACAATGGCAAACGCCATCGGTCTGTGGTCCACTGCCAGAACTGCAAAGTTAACTTGTGCCAAGACTGTCATAAACGCACCCACAGTGGAGGTAACAAGAAGAAACACCAGCTCACATTTTACCCTCCACCACCCAAGCCTGCAGAGGTCAACTCTGTCCAGACATCCATTCAACCAACTGTTCAAATAGCCAATGACATCAAATCTCAGAGAGCCAAACTCTTGGAGAAGGTTTCCAGTTTCCTCTTGGTTGATGAGAGTGAAGAAATGCAG ataaaagatgaagctTTGTTTTTGAAGAGCCTGAACTGCAAACCTGATCAGCTGCTGAAGGTTGTATCCATCTTTGGTAACACGGGAGAGGGCAAGTCTCACACCCTGAACCATACATTCTTTATGGGGAGAGAAGTGTTCAAAACTTCTCCCACACAGGAGTCGTGTACAGTTGGTGTGTGGGCAGCATTTGACCCGATCCACAAAGTAGTTGTCATCGATACTGAGGGGCTGCTTGGGAACAGTTCCAAACAGGGCCAGAGAACCCGACTGTTGCTGAAGGTACTCGCCATATCTGACCTCATCATTTACCGCACCCATGCTGACCGTCTTCATGATGACCTCTTCAAGTTCCTTGGGGACGCCTCAGATGCCTACTTAAAGCATTTCACCAAGGAGCTGAAGGCCACAACGGCCCGATGCGGCCTGGATGTCCCGCTGTCCACCCTGGGCCCAGCTGTGGTTATCTTCCATGAAACAGTTCACACTAAGTTACTTGGCTCAG ATAAATCATCTGAGTCGGTGGATCGGCTGCTGTTGGAGCGCTTCAGGAAGCTTTCCCGTTTTCCAGAGGCCTTCAGTTCTGTCCAGTACTGGGGTACACAGACTCTCAGTCCTCCGACTGACTTCCGTGGCTTGCAGAATAAACTGGAGCAGCTCCTGGATAATAATGCCACCCGTTCTCCACGCACACCTGTGGTCATCTTTAAAGCCCTACAG GCACTGAGTGAGCGCTTCAATGGGGAAATTGCAGGTGAACTGGTAGCTCACAGCTGCTTCTTCCCTGATGAATACTTCACCTGCTCCATCTTGTGCCTCAGCTGTGG GTCTGGGTGCAAGAACAGCATGAACCACTTAGGAGAAGGAGTGTGCCATGAGGCAAAGCACAGATGCCGTTATTCTGCCCAGTATGATAATCGTATTTACACCTGTAAG GCTTGCTATGAAGGTGGAAAGGAAGTAATAGTTGTCCCTAAGACCTCAGCTTCCTCAGATTCTCCATGGATGGGCCTTGCCAAATATGCTTGGTCTGG GTATGTTATTGAATGTCCAAATTGTGGAGTGATCTATCGGAGTCGCCAGTACTGGTATGGGAACCAGGACCCTGTGGATACTGTTGTCCGCACTGAAATCCAGCATGTGTGGCCTGGG tcggATGGCTTTTTAAAAGACAATAGCAATGCAGCACAGCGTCTTCTAGATGGAGTAAACTTAGTGGCCCAgtctgtgtcagagctcagtgTCAAGCCTGCCAAGGCTGTCACCTCTTGGCTGACAGATCAAATCGCCCCAGCCTACTGGAAACCCAACTCCCTCATCTTG GTGTGCCATAAGTGTCATGCAGTCTTCCAGGACAATGACACCAAGCATCACTGTCGTGCCTGTGGGGAAGGTTTCTGCGATGGTTGCTCTTCCAAAGCTGCACCCGTCCCTGAGAGAGGCTGGGGTCTTGCCCCTGTCAGAGTCTGTGACGTCTGCTTTGAGCAGAGAGCTTCATATGCAG AGGTGCTTGAAGCAGAGttagaggaagaagaaggtggAAACCTGGCCAGGAAGGTGGGAGAGGCAGTCACCAACACATTAGGGGTTGTGGTGACTGCTATTGACATCCCTCTTG GCCTCGTGAAAGACGCAGCCCGTCCAGCCTACTGGGTCCCTGATCAAGATATTCTGTCCTGCCACAGCTGCCAGCGTGAGTTCACTGCCAAACTGTCCAAGCATCACTGCCGTGCCTGTGGCCAAGGAGTATGTGACGACTGCTCCCCAGAGCGTCGGCCGGTTCCGTCGCGGGGCTGGGACCACCCAGTTCGCGTGTGCACCAGCTGCAACCAGAAACCTGGAGAACTTTAA
- the LOC115035815 gene encoding zinc finger protein DPF3-like isoform X1, with amino-acid sequence MAAVIQNPLKALGDQFYKEAIEQCRSYNARLCAERSVRLPFLDSQTGVAQNNCYIWMERHHRSPGVSAGQMYTYPARCWRKKRRLHNTTDPRLGIYGLQLDGGLMSKDTLPTQSTTLEALLRGEGLDKRNNAKNDEESLLEIQRVLEADAAEDAFNDDDDYEADTPRRRHRGKGRGRGSGRRRTDLDDDKPYVCDNRYKQKQNSKSSTSVCAKRYRNRTGLSYHYTHSHLAEEGRAGERNTVASRSPSVPQTDRHKRPKGPGGASIPNNYCSKCQGSNKKTGKSASPCSACQCTTDGGEEKEDGTFTGAEELFGTTSESDTSTFHGFEDDELEEPATNSNGISNRHR; translated from the exons ATGGCGGCTGTCATTCAGAATCCACTAAAAGC GTTGGGTGACCAGTTCTACAAGGAGGCCATTGAGCAGTGCCGCAGCTACAATGCACGCCTGTGTGCTGAACGCAGTGTCCGCCTGCCGTTCCTGGACTCACAAACCGGTGTGGCTCAAAACAACTGCTACATCTGGATGGAGCGGCACCACCGTAGCCCTG GAGTTTCAGCTGGGCAGATGTACACATACCCCGCCCGctgctggagaaagaaaagacgaCTGCACAACACCACAGATCCCCGTCTGGGCATCTACGGTCTCCAGCTTG ATGGTGGTCTCATGTCCAAGGACACCTTGCCCACTCAGAGCACCACACTGGAGGCTCTGTTGCGAGGAGAGGGACTGGATAAGAGGAACAACGCTAAGAACGATGAAGAGAGCTTGCTGGAGATCCAG AGGGTTCTAGAGGCCGACGCAGCAGAAGACGCtttcaatgatgatgatgactacGAAGCAGACACTCCCAGGAGGAGACATCGAGGCAAAGGAAGA ggACGGGGTTCAGGCCGTCGGAGGACAGATCTGGATGACGACAAGCCATACGTTTGTGACA ACAGatacaaacaaaagcagaactCAAAATCTTCGACCTCAG TCTGTGCAAAACGCTACAGGAACCGTACGGGACTAAGTTACCACTACACCCATTCCCACCTGGCTGAGGaaggcagagcaggagagaggaacACGGTGGCATCCAGGTCCCCCTCTGTACcacagacggacagacacaaAC GTCCAAAGGGTCCTGGTGGGGCCAGCATTCCCAACAACTACTGTAGTAAATGCCAGGgctcaaacaaaaaaacggGTAAATCTGCGTCTCCCTGCTCTGCCTGCCAATGCACAA CTGACGgtggagaggagaaggaagatgGGACTTTTACCGGCGCCGAGGAGCTGTTCGGCACCACTTCAGAGAGCGACACTTCCACCTTCCATGGTTTTGAGGATGACGAGCTGGAAGAGCCTGCTACAAACAGCAATGGGATATCCAACCGACACAGATAG
- the LOC115036097 gene encoding zinc finger FYVE domain-containing protein 1-like isoform X2: protein MSGHGSSSEKGVNTSLICQESYACGGSEEAAFECDECRSLQCVRCEIELHAQQHLKNHERVQIGPGHVPYCDNCKGGNGDNGKRHRSVVHCQNCKVNLCQDCHKRTHSGGNKKKHQLTFYPPPPKPAEVNSVQTSIQPTVQIANDIKSQRAKLLEKVSSFLLVDESEEMQIKDEALFLKSLNCKPDQLLKVVSIFGNTGEGKSHTLNHTFFMGREVFKTSPTQESCTVGVWAAFDPIHKVVVIDTEGLLGNSSKQGQRTRLLLKVLAISDLIIYRTHADRLHDDLFKFLGDASDAYLKHFTKELKATTARCGLDVPLSTLGPAVVIFHETVHTKLLGSDKSSESVDRLLLERFRKLSRFPEAFSSVQYWGTQTLSPPTDFRGLQNKLEQLLDNNATRSPRTPVVIFKALQALSERFNGEIAGELVAHSCFFPDEYFTCSILCLSCGSGCKNSMNHLGEGVCHEAKHRCRYSAQYDNRIYTCKACYEGGKEVIVVPKTSASSDSPWMGLAKYAWSGRQYWYGNQDPVDTVVRTEIQHVWPGSDGFLKDNSNAAQRLLDGVNLVAQSVSELSVKPAKAVTSWLTDQIAPAYWKPNSLILVCHKCHAVFQDNDTKHHCRACGEGFCDGCSSKAAPVPERGWGLAPVRVCDVCFEQRASYAEVLEAELEEEEGGNLARKVGEAVTNTLGVVVTAIDIPLGLVKDAARPAYWVPDQDILSCHSCQREFTAKLSKHHCRACGQGVCDDCSPERRPVPSRGWDHPVRVCTSCNQKPGEL from the exons ATGAGTGGGCATGGCTCATCTTCTGAAAAGGGAGTTAATACAAGTCTAATATGTCAAGAAAGCTATGCCTGTGGTGGCTCTGAGGAGGCTGCATTTGAGTGTGATGAATGCAGAAGCCTGCAGTGTGTTCGTTGTGAGATTGAGCTCCACGCTCAGCAGCATTTGAAGAACCATGAGCGGGTTCAGATAGGTCCTGGGCACGTCCCTTACTGTGATAACTGCAAAGGGGGTAACGGAGACAATGGCAAACGCCATCGGTCTGTGGTCCACTGCCAGAACTGCAAAGTTAACTTGTGCCAAGACTGTCATAAACGCACCCACAGTGGAGGTAACAAGAAGAAACACCAGCTCACATTTTACCCTCCACCACCCAAGCCTGCAGAGGTCAACTCTGTCCAGACATCCATTCAACCAACTGTTCAAATAGCCAATGACATCAAATCTCAGAGAGCCAAACTCTTGGAGAAGGTTTCCAGTTTCCTCTTGGTTGATGAGAGTGAAGAAATGCAG ataaaagatgaagctTTGTTTTTGAAGAGCCTGAACTGCAAACCTGATCAGCTGCTGAAGGTTGTATCCATCTTTGGTAACACGGGAGAGGGCAAGTCTCACACCCTGAACCATACATTCTTTATGGGGAGAGAAGTGTTCAAAACTTCTCCCACACAGGAGTCGTGTACAGTTGGTGTGTGGGCAGCATTTGACCCGATCCACAAAGTAGTTGTCATCGATACTGAGGGGCTGCTTGGGAACAGTTCCAAACAGGGCCAGAGAACCCGACTGTTGCTGAAGGTACTCGCCATATCTGACCTCATCATTTACCGCACCCATGCTGACCGTCTTCATGATGACCTCTTCAAGTTCCTTGGGGACGCCTCAGATGCCTACTTAAAGCATTTCACCAAGGAGCTGAAGGCCACAACGGCCCGATGCGGCCTGGATGTCCCGCTGTCCACCCTGGGCCCAGCTGTGGTTATCTTCCATGAAACAGTTCACACTAAGTTACTTGGCTCAG ATAAATCATCTGAGTCGGTGGATCGGCTGCTGTTGGAGCGCTTCAGGAAGCTTTCCCGTTTTCCAGAGGCCTTCAGTTCTGTCCAGTACTGGGGTACACAGACTCTCAGTCCTCCGACTGACTTCCGTGGCTTGCAGAATAAACTGGAGCAGCTCCTGGATAATAATGCCACCCGTTCTCCACGCACACCTGTGGTCATCTTTAAAGCCCTACAG GCACTGAGTGAGCGCTTCAATGGGGAAATTGCAGGTGAACTGGTAGCTCACAGCTGCTTCTTCCCTGATGAATACTTCACCTGCTCCATCTTGTGCCTCAGCTGTGG GTCTGGGTGCAAGAACAGCATGAACCACTTAGGAGAAGGAGTGTGCCATGAGGCAAAGCACAGATGCCGTTATTCTGCCCAGTATGATAATCGTATTTACACCTGTAAG GCTTGCTATGAAGGTGGAAAGGAAGTAATAGTTGTCCCTAAGACCTCAGCTTCCTCAGATTCTCCATGGATGGGCCTTGCCAAATATGCTTGGTCTGG TCGCCAGTACTGGTATGGGAACCAGGACCCTGTGGATACTGTTGTCCGCACTGAAATCCAGCATGTGTGGCCTGGG tcggATGGCTTTTTAAAAGACAATAGCAATGCAGCACAGCGTCTTCTAGATGGAGTAAACTTAGTGGCCCAgtctgtgtcagagctcagtgTCAAGCCTGCCAAGGCTGTCACCTCTTGGCTGACAGATCAAATCGCCCCAGCCTACTGGAAACCCAACTCCCTCATCTTG GTGTGCCATAAGTGTCATGCAGTCTTCCAGGACAATGACACCAAGCATCACTGTCGTGCCTGTGGGGAAGGTTTCTGCGATGGTTGCTCTTCCAAAGCTGCACCCGTCCCTGAGAGAGGCTGGGGTCTTGCCCCTGTCAGAGTCTGTGACGTCTGCTTTGAGCAGAGAGCTTCATATGCAG AGGTGCTTGAAGCAGAGttagaggaagaagaaggtggAAACCTGGCCAGGAAGGTGGGAGAGGCAGTCACCAACACATTAGGGGTTGTGGTGACTGCTATTGACATCCCTCTTG GCCTCGTGAAAGACGCAGCCCGTCCAGCCTACTGGGTCCCTGATCAAGATATTCTGTCCTGCCACAGCTGCCAGCGTGAGTTCACTGCCAAACTGTCCAAGCATCACTGCCGTGCCTGTGGCCAAGGAGTATGTGACGACTGCTCCCCAGAGCGTCGGCCGGTTCCGTCGCGGGGCTGGGACCACCCAGTTCGCGTGTGCACCAGCTGCAACCAGAAACCTGGAGAACTTTAA
- the LOC115035815 gene encoding zinc finger protein DPF3-like isoform X2 — MAAVIQNPLKALGDQFYKEAIEQCRSYNARLCAERSVRLPFLDSQTGVAQNNCYIWMERHHRSPGVSAGQMYTYPARCWRKKRRLHNTTDPRLGIYGLQLDGGLMSKDTLPTQSTTLEALLRGEGLDKRNNAKNDEESLLEIQRVLEADAAEDAFNDDDDYEADTPRRRHRGKGRGRGSGRRRTDLDDDKPYVCDICAKRYRNRTGLSYHYTHSHLAEEGRAGERNTVASRSPSVPQTDRHKRPKGPGGASIPNNYCSKCQGSNKKTGKSASPCSACQCTTDGGEEKEDGTFTGAEELFGTTSESDTSTFHGFEDDELEEPATNSNGISNRHR; from the exons ATGGCGGCTGTCATTCAGAATCCACTAAAAGC GTTGGGTGACCAGTTCTACAAGGAGGCCATTGAGCAGTGCCGCAGCTACAATGCACGCCTGTGTGCTGAACGCAGTGTCCGCCTGCCGTTCCTGGACTCACAAACCGGTGTGGCTCAAAACAACTGCTACATCTGGATGGAGCGGCACCACCGTAGCCCTG GAGTTTCAGCTGGGCAGATGTACACATACCCCGCCCGctgctggagaaagaaaagacgaCTGCACAACACCACAGATCCCCGTCTGGGCATCTACGGTCTCCAGCTTG ATGGTGGTCTCATGTCCAAGGACACCTTGCCCACTCAGAGCACCACACTGGAGGCTCTGTTGCGAGGAGAGGGACTGGATAAGAGGAACAACGCTAAGAACGATGAAGAGAGCTTGCTGGAGATCCAG AGGGTTCTAGAGGCCGACGCAGCAGAAGACGCtttcaatgatgatgatgactacGAAGCAGACACTCCCAGGAGGAGACATCGAGGCAAAGGAAGA ggACGGGGTTCAGGCCGTCGGAGGACAGATCTGGATGACGACAAGCCATACGTTTGTGACA TCTGTGCAAAACGCTACAGGAACCGTACGGGACTAAGTTACCACTACACCCATTCCCACCTGGCTGAGGaaggcagagcaggagagaggaacACGGTGGCATCCAGGTCCCCCTCTGTACcacagacggacagacacaaAC GTCCAAAGGGTCCTGGTGGGGCCAGCATTCCCAACAACTACTGTAGTAAATGCCAGGgctcaaacaaaaaaacggGTAAATCTGCGTCTCCCTGCTCTGCCTGCCAATGCACAA CTGACGgtggagaggagaaggaagatgGGACTTTTACCGGCGCCGAGGAGCTGTTCGGCACCACTTCAGAGAGCGACACTTCCACCTTCCATGGTTTTGAGGATGACGAGCTGGAAGAGCCTGCTACAAACAGCAATGGGATATCCAACCGACACAGATAG
- the LOC115035815 gene encoding zinc finger protein DPF3-like isoform X3: protein MAAVIQNPLKALGDQFYKEAIEQCRSYNARLCAERSVRLPFLDSQTGVAQNNCYIWMERHHRSPGVSAGQMYTYPARCWRKKRRLHNTTDPRLGIYGLQLDGGLMSKDTLPTQSTTLEALLRGEGLDKRNNAKNDEESLLEIQRVLEADAAEDAFNDDDDYEADTPRRRHRGKGRGRGSGRRRTDLDDDKPYVCDSPKGPGGASIPNNYCSKCQGSNKKTGKSASPCSACQCTTDGGEEKEDGTFTGAEELFGTTSESDTSTFHGFEDDELEEPATNSNGISNRHR from the exons ATGGCGGCTGTCATTCAGAATCCACTAAAAGC GTTGGGTGACCAGTTCTACAAGGAGGCCATTGAGCAGTGCCGCAGCTACAATGCACGCCTGTGTGCTGAACGCAGTGTCCGCCTGCCGTTCCTGGACTCACAAACCGGTGTGGCTCAAAACAACTGCTACATCTGGATGGAGCGGCACCACCGTAGCCCTG GAGTTTCAGCTGGGCAGATGTACACATACCCCGCCCGctgctggagaaagaaaagacgaCTGCACAACACCACAGATCCCCGTCTGGGCATCTACGGTCTCCAGCTTG ATGGTGGTCTCATGTCCAAGGACACCTTGCCCACTCAGAGCACCACACTGGAGGCTCTGTTGCGAGGAGAGGGACTGGATAAGAGGAACAACGCTAAGAACGATGAAGAGAGCTTGCTGGAGATCCAG AGGGTTCTAGAGGCCGACGCAGCAGAAGACGCtttcaatgatgatgatgactacGAAGCAGACACTCCCAGGAGGAGACATCGAGGCAAAGGAAGA ggACGGGGTTCAGGCCGTCGGAGGACAGATCTGGATGACGACAAGCCATACGTTTGTGACA GTCCAAAGGGTCCTGGTGGGGCCAGCATTCCCAACAACTACTGTAGTAAATGCCAGGgctcaaacaaaaaaacggGTAAATCTGCGTCTCCCTGCTCTGCCTGCCAATGCACAA CTGACGgtggagaggagaaggaagatgGGACTTTTACCGGCGCCGAGGAGCTGTTCGGCACCACTTCAGAGAGCGACACTTCCACCTTCCATGGTTTTGAGGATGACGAGCTGGAAGAGCCTGCTACAAACAGCAATGGGATATCCAACCGACACAGATAG